Genomic segment of Ammospiza nelsoni isolate bAmmNel1 chromosome 2, bAmmNel1.pri, whole genome shotgun sequence:
GCGTGTGGCACTCGGGCCAGCTACGGGCCGCGCATCGTGGGAGGCAACGCGTCGTCACCGCGGCAGTGGCCGTGGCAGGTCAGCCTGCAGTTCCAGGGCCACCACCTGTGCGGGGGCTCCGTCATCACCCCCATCTGGATCCTCACAGCCGCCCACTGCGTCTACGAGTGAGTGCCCAAACCCCCTGCCCAAACCCCCTGCCCAAACCCCCTGCTCGGGGGACACTCGGCCTGCTCTTCAAAATAACCCGCAGGAGACGCTGCCTCATCCGTGGGTGATGCCATGGGGGTTTGTCTTTTATTGTTTTCATGTGTTTGTAATCCTCTAATTCTTCAGTGTGCAGCTCTAGCCTCTATTAGTGGAATATTAAGTATTTACTATTAGTGTTAATACTAATGTTAATAttagctgctgctttcccattttggtCAGATAACACAATTCCTGTCCAGGCCTGGAgatcaaggacacctcactgtcTTGAGCCCCAAGAAATGTAAACAGAAGTGAGGTGGGGGAGAGCAAACTTGGGGTAAAttacttcattacctgaagtTGTAATTGGAATATTAATCCCTGTGAGAAATGGTACTCACttccaaaattttaaaagctttattaaaaccatatcaaaaatacaacagaaattaaatagagaaaatattacgGGGCAAGGAGCACAGGATTTTTCCCACCCGTGCTCATCTACACAATGGAGGTTTtgccttttaaccctttagcccctcccaaagttctgtccattgactccttctttgctgtccagtggtggagttTGCTTGCTCAaatcttgattggaggtcagatGTTGCTATAGTAACAAGCCgaccctcccaaatgtcccaaacccaggcCACCCCATAATAACAACACAAGGGGGGTAAAACAAAACTATACATCTATAAAACCTCTCtgaactgaaaaggcaaatacatgatatttgccttttaattgtgGAAGTCAACCATCAcattactcatctatcacaCTCCCAATGTGCAAATGGACGAAACtcacaaaagtgtgaaaactgTGACCCATTGTCCATTTTGGGTGTAGCCCCTTGGAGGGCTTTGTCTGCCCTAAATGCCCTAacctgaaggcccttcaataaatgctttttattcCCTAATTCTATCTGACATCTGTTTTAAGGTAGTCCCCAAAAGGCATCATAATATTTAAGCTGTTCCTCTCTTTTTGCATGAGTCTTTATTGAAAAAAGCTTCCCCAAGGAGTGATCTAAACCCAGGATCCCAGTTTCCAGATGTTCTGgccactcccagctccctgggaaacattttaaaacaagattTAAGTTCTAGATTTTAGGTATCCCAACCTGCAATTTCTGTTAATTGCACGTACAGAATTTGTATTTGGCTTCTCTGATCCACTGGAGCTCCAAAATAAATTACAGGATTCTTTTCAAGTTAACAGGATCAATCAGTGATTATTAGTCAattgtgctgtgctttgtgcCCTTTGCCACTTACCCACTGCTCCTTTCTATGCAGCTGAAGAGGTCTTCAGGTGGGAAATAGATGCTAAATACAGAGTTATTTAAACTCTGTGTAATTACAAACATATTTATAATGAGCTGCCTGGTTTTGCAGTCCTGTTTGATGCTAATAGTGCAGGAGCACCTCTTGCTCTTACAAACTCCTGACCACTTTCACTAAAGACATTTAGACAgctaaaatgggatttttctgcCCGCTATTTAAGCATCTACAACATGGATGTCTTTTTCTGAGTAAGTTCTTGTAGGATGGTTTTATACCCGGTAGAGAGAAGAGATGGATAGACAAACCCCACTCTTAGTTCCTTTTTAGAGCCTTGTGTtgtcataaaaataattacttggGAATGCAGCATTTTTCAACCTTTGTCCTTGACTTTGTCACCCCATCCCAGGTGGTTGTGGTGTGTTTGAAGGGTGATGGGGATGGAGGTGGCAACAcatcccccatccctggagcctTTTCCCAGGGGAGTGAGGCCaaaagcagaggagctgctcttgCTGGAGGCTGAAGGATGTGCCAGCTCATGAACTGGGGCAGAAACACCTTCCAGAAGGGAAGCTTCACCTTGAAAGCGCCTTgacacaggggctgctgagctctggctgagTGCAggtgtgccaggcagcagctgtggggtgtCACAAGAGCACACACAGCCGGGCTGATGGAAAACTCTCAGATATTTCTAGTAAGATCCATATAATTGCCCTGATAATTGCCAGTGACTCAGTGTCTTACTAAGATTAGTCACCCAGTGTCTTACTAAGATtagttttacattttaaaaaattagatgCAAAACATGGCCATTATTAATAGAGAGGTAAGCCAGCATAGCAGACTGGAGTTATTTGCCTGTTATATTTATAAGCTATGGGGACAATTAGAGAAACCTGAGGGTTTTCCTGGAGGTCTGACCTTCTCTTCTACCTCTTTGTTCCAGCCTGTACCTGCCGAGCTCCTGGAGTGTCCAGGTTGGTTTTGTGACCCAGCAGGACACCCAGGCTCACCCACACTCAGTGGAAAAAATCATTTACCATCGGAATTACAAACCCAAGACCATGGGGAATGACATAGCACTGATGAAACTGGCAGCACCTCTTGCTCTCAATGGTAATTTATCTCTGTGAGCTTTCACTTGGCTTTTCCACCTCCCCAGCTAAAGCATCCCTGtccacacagcaccagcagaaaCCCCCCAGCCTCAGTGTGAGCATCTCCTCTGTGCTCCATGTCCAGGCATGGACAGCAACAACGTGCTGCAAAATGTTCCCAGTGTGCTCTGGTATTGATTTACTGCAGCCATTTATTAACAGGCAAACATTAACTTTATTCTTTCCAAATATTCTTCCTATCTAAAATAAACACCCTGCCTCATTCTGGTGGAGGTCACAGAGATTTTTATCATGTCCTTTCCATGAGTGCTGGGGGATCCAGAAGTGTCCAAAGCTGAAAATCAAGCTTGAATTtcaaagagaagagaaggcaaTTGGAATATAAtgatttaaatgaaaactacttttattttcttgatttgATGCCACCTGCAGTTGATACAATGAGTTGAAATAATATGTAATAATATTATATGAATTGAAATACCTTCCAATACCTCCTAATCACTGTGAGCTGGCTGCAAAGGGGAGCTGGTGCTGTTTGACACATCTAGGCCGTCATTTTCTAAATCAATTCTCTTGTAATGGTTTAAAATTTCActtataatgaaaattaatcttgattttgttctgttttatcTCTCATATTTCTGCTGATTTCTTCTGCTAATGAATAGCTCTAGGAATAAGGAATATTAAGGGTTATTTAGGGAATAAGGAATAGTAGGAGCGAATAGTAAGGAATAGTAGTGGCTCTGCACCTGAGCACAATCCCACTGTGCCAAGCTGGGATCACTGCACTCTGCAGAACAGAACCCTTGGGATCTGCCCAgttatattttgtattttccctcccttttctcaGCACGCCTTTGTCCCTGCAAGCATCAAGCTCCGATTTTATCCCATAGAATTCCACGtcccagagcacagaggcacCAAAACTCTGTGAGCTGACGGGTGGGAAGCAAAGAATCCAAGAATATTTTTACCCTCTCAGGGATGTGCACACCCAGCTCCTTGTCTCaacccagcagccccaggacctCTGATCTGCCCTTCTTTTTGCTCATTCTTCAATTTATTGACCTGCTGATTCCTCCTTGTGTTGcttcacacccaaaactcacTGGGGCTACTGTGGGTGTTGTCTCAAGCCCTCAGTGTTGCCCACaagacaaaaaaacctcagaaaactGCCAGGCTATTTATGTGGGGAGTGGGTGGTGTTCATCACAAGTTCATTGCAAGCCAAATCTTTAAGCATTTCTGAGacatttaaactttttttgctaaattttgattctcttctctctccctcttttttttttcttttttttcttttttcataaaTAGGTCACATTGAACCGATCTGTCTGCCTAATTTTGGTGAACATTTCCCAGCAGGGAAAATGTGTTGGGTATCAGGATGGGGAGCAACTGTGGAAGGAGGTATTTTAAATTGCCTGCTGATGATTTCACTACATGTACACATCTTACATGCAGTGAATACAGGATTTGGTTGGGGCACTGTTTAACACTAAATTTTCTGGAATATCTGGAGGGGGAAAGAAGACGTTACTAAATTTTATGCACAAACTGTACTGCAAAAGTGTTGTGCAAATTCTTATCACAAGGAATGGATGGGCATCCTCTGAAACAGTTGAAAATCACACATATAAAATGTGCCCAGTGTTGTACTCAGCCTCAGTCAAACAGGCTGGGCCCTTTAAAACTCCAAGCATAAGAAACACAGCATGAATGCAAGAATTAACCATCCCTTTTTTTTAGAGAAAGGATATGTTTATTTTAAGGCAGGCTGGGTGATGTAGAAATTGgataaaacaaaatcaaaaagaaaagggattttttttccccatgactCATGGGTCATGTTAATCAATAATAAGAACTGAACCACCTTCACGTGAAAATGGGTGAATTGTCACCCATTAATTGTTTTTTATCACTCTTCATTCATGTCACTGAACGTGTTCCTGTTCAGAGAACAAGAACAGAACATTACCTAACCCACAGATAACAGCCAAAGGTGgggagaaaatgaaagcaaggTTTGCCACATAAAAAAAAACAGCCTTAAATTGACAATAGGCAGTGTGCAAATACTCCCATTTGTAGAAAGGATCTGTTCAGGCTgtgaatgaaataaaataactatTTATAAAGTAAATCAGATGTTTGCAGATGATTTGTTGACTAACAGAACAGGTGATAAACTCAGAACAGGTTTTGGCACCAGTATTGAACGCAATGTGCAACAAGCTTTTTGGTTTATTAGTGTCATTAATTGTCTAGTTTGAGGTGGAAATACATAATGTCCagattttattgttattttatacACTGTGATAATCCCCATCTCTGCAGAGTGGATAATTGCTGTGTTCTGTAAATGATGAGACACCAAGTTGCCTTACATTTCCATTTAACCATGTTTCTTTCATCCTTCCTTGCCAATTCTTTGTATATAAAACATTCTCTGTTTATAAATGGAGATTATTTTCAAGGACAGGAagtttttactgttttttatcttttttttttttttaacaggtgACACGTCTGACACCATGAATTATGCAGGTGTTCCTCTGATTTCCAATGCAATTTGCAATCACAGAGATGTCTATGGTGGGATCATAACTTCTTCAATGCTTTGTGCCGGTTTCCTGAAGGGAGGGGTGGACACCTGCCAGGTATGGAAGTTTCCAAACTGCAACTGTGCTCattggaaatggaaaaacatgAGTGATAAGTTATCAGAAGGCACTCCCAGGCTTTTCTTGGGCAAACATTTGGGTTTGTGCCATTTATTCTGCTCACCACAATTATCAATCACTGACCGTGTGCATTCACACGCTACAATTTCCTTTTTATACTTCTTCTCTGGACCTTATCTGATACTTCTGAAGCCAAATTTGCTTAAGACATATTTCGCTGCATGTGCTGCAGCACGGTGCCATCCTTTCTCTGCCTTGGCTGTGacccctgctctgcactgaatTGCACTTCCCTGCActgtgagcagccccagagacCTGCAAGGTGCAGAAAGCCCATGGAGAAAAGCAGCCAGATAGGGCTGGGGAGAAATTcctagtggaagatgtccctgttcCAAGCAGGAGGCTTGGATCTACTTCAATgtcctttccaatccaaacctgtctatgattctgtgaacttCGTGTTTCCAGATTTGCTCCATCCCAATCACACAGGggacaaaaaaaagcaaaggcagaGGGTGCCTAGATGTGCATTTCATCTCTTTTTTGCACACAACACCCTCAAAAAGGCATTTGGAACCAGAAGAGCTGCCCAAAGGCAGCGTGCTCAGCACACAGCTCCACATGACAGCAGGAGCCCTGCTCACCAGTGGGAATGCTTGTtccaaattcccttttttccagtTCTTGTGCTGGCTCTGATTCTTGTAGGGCAGGAAACTGCCCCAGCAAAGAAGAAATGGGAAGTTTCCAGTACTTAGATGTGAGTCCATTGAGCTGAATCTGTGTAGCAAAGTGCCTGGGAAGGGTTGGaaaagcaggcaggagcaggcaggggaggaaGTCAGATGTGAGCTTGGTGTTGCAACCTTGGGCTAAGCTCAGCTCAATAGCCAGGagccaaggaaagaaaagtatGGTCTCCTACATGTCTCAAAAGTCTCCAAGCTCTGCTGTAATGTGCTTTTCCCAGGATCCCCAACAAAGCAGAAACAAGAGGTTTTGAATTACTGTCTGTCTCTCCCCTACCTCCCCAAACAGACAATTCCCTCCTTTTCTGGGACACTGACATTTGTCttaactctttttttccctcagggagACAGTGGGGGCCCTTTAGCATGTGAAGATATGAGTGTCTGGAAGCTGGTGGGCACCACCAGCTTTGGAGTGGGCTGTGCAGAGAAGAACAAGCCAGGGGTCTACAGCAGAACCACCTCCTTCCTGGACTGGATTCACGAGCAGATGGAGGTCTGGGCTTGCTCTAGTTGTCACCTCTGCTTGTCACTTTGTGCCACACAGGGGGATTTGGTCTGTATTtgtcagagctgagctgtgttgTATGCACATTGAAATTGGAGGGGGtgtttggggctggggtggagcagggtgctggggtttggtgaggggctggggtaGAGAGGAGAGGACAACACATCCACAGGGGTGGGAATCACAGGGAaagggggctggagcaggacagggagcaggaaggagtGGAAGGGCTGAGTTAGGAGATGGGGGCAAGGAAAAAGATCCTTGGGGAATGTAGTGTGTACAGTTCTGGTGGCCCCAAAATAGGAAGGGCATGGGaatgttggagcaagtccagagaagggacacAACACTGATAGGAGGACTGGAGCACCGCACAAAgaggctgggaaagctgtgCCTGTTCAGCCTTGggaagagaaggttgtgtggagaccTCAGAGCACCTTGCAGAGtctgaaggggctgcagggaagctggagaaggactcTTTGTCAGGAgttgcagtgacaggacaaggagtgATGGGTATGAacagaaagaggggaaattgaGGTTagacaggaagaaattcttaactgtgagggtggtgaggccctgaggtaatggatgtcccatccctggcagtgtccaaggccaggttggataaggcctggagcagcctggatgGCAGGAGAGCTTGGGATGAGCTGATTTtagaggtgccttccaacccttaacattctgtgattctgttacTTGGTTTgaagccctggggctgccacaaAGGAGCCTGGGGAGTGGAAGCTGAGTGGGCCAAAGAAGGAACACGGTGTAGGCTGGAAGGAGAGCAGAGACAGGGAAGTGAGGGGACACTGCAGCCACCTTCAGCTGACCCAAGGGTGGCCCAGTgacaggagagcagctctgctgctgccagcacctccccagggctgcagagaggagctgggttCAGTCAGCTGAGCTCACACAGGCACTGTGTGTGCTCCTGCCGGTactccaggcagggctgcattGCCTGGGCAGGGTCATCCAGAGCTATTTCAGGGATCCCAGGCTGTCCTGCCAGGCTTACAGGTGTTCCTGCAGAAGGCAAGGATCTGCAGCTCACCCTGGGTTGTATCCCCATCCCCATGGGGATGGCTCAGGTCGTACCAAGTGCACTCAGACATTTCAAGTGGCACTAGACAGGGTGTGGTATTTTCTgagaaatgatgaatctgactccatgctcttagaaggctaatttattattttatgttactaTATTAGATTAAGGAGTACTATactaaactgtactaaagaatacagaaaggatacagacagaaggctaaaagataataatgaaaactcgtgacttCAGAGTCGGACACAGCTTGGCTGTCATTggctgtgaccgtgttcacaggggtctgaggatgagagaacagatgaggatctgactccatgtttcagaaggctgatttattattttatgatatatgttatattaaaactatactaaaagaacagaagaaaggatttcatcagaaggctagctaagaatagaaaaagaaagaatgataacaaaggcttgtatctcggactctctgtcctagccagctgggctgtgattggccattaattagaaacaaccaacatgggccaatcacagatgcacctgttgcattcacagcagcagataatcattgtttacattttgttcctgaggcctcccagcttctcaggaggaaaaatcctaaagaagaatcctaaagaaaatatttttcataaaaggtGTCTGTGACAATTGGCcaataagtaaaaacaattcacatgttggataaacaatctccagccacattccaaagcagcaaaacacaggagaagctaatcagataattattgttttcctttttctctgaggcttttcagcttcccaggagagaaatcctgggcaaggggatttttccagaaaatatgacagtgacagacCGGGAAAGTGGAAGGCAGGAGAACACTCCTCCAGTGCCCTGGGAGGgttctggacaggcagagagCTGTGCACAGGCTTTTCATGGTGATTTTCCTGTCTTTGTGACAAAGCCACGGAGTGTGCATCCCTTTGTGCTGCAGCCTTGCCCTggcagacagagctgctgctcccacacccAGCCTGGGGGGATGACATGGGAATAATGCAGGGATAGCAATGGTGccattccagcagcagcaacccAGCAATGCAGGCACCTGCTGAAACCACCCCACTTCCTCCTCAAACCAAGCTGCCAACACCAAACATTCACAGACAAGCAAATGCCCAAAATAAGGTGATGTGTGCAATTTCAGCTCAGCCCACCTCTGAGTGCTGGATGACACACACTGTTTTCACAACTTGTATTGCACATGATGATTTGTGCTACCACAAGCCTATCTGTAACTCAAAGAAAACAGGAAACCAGAATAATTCTGAGTCTTCAAAACCTGTAATATGTGATTTTATTCCCCCTGAATATATCACTGTGATTTATTTGCATACACAAACATTTCAGATTAAGAGCTCATATCACATGAAATCAAGATCTCCATTATAAAGCAatcaaaggagaaaagaagtACAGAAAAATCTTTGTTGAGCCAAGTGCTGAAATATTGGAATTTTTCAGAGGGACATCCTTCAGATGCAAGTTTATCCCCTTTGAAAGGATTTTCAGGTGCAGCATGGAAACTCAGACACTTTTTAATGGACTCTGAAGCAAAACTAAAGAAATTAGAACTAGTGTGCCTTTGGAAGTGGGGCCAAGGGAATGGCTTGTACCTGGCACAACTGtaccagggcacagcccagatcAAACTGGAGCAGAGAAGCTTTGAGGtgacctaattgcagccttccagtgcctgaaagatggagagagactttgaCAAGGTGCAATGGCTTCAAACCAACAGAGAGAaggtttaaattagatattaggaataaattcttccttgtgagggtgggcaggccctggcacagggtgcccagagcagctgtggctgcccctggatccctggcagtgcccaaagccaggttggacactggggcttggagcagcctgggacagtgggaggtgtccctgccatggcagggggtttggaatgggatgatctttAACGTCACTTCCcacccaagccattccatgtttctatgattccatgggcaggaccagctccagcagcccctcagtCCCCTTGGAGACCTGAATGCAGTGGGAAAACCCTTCCAGAGCTCAATGAGTGCCAACACCAGCATTTAGAAATGATGCatcaatgtttttctttcccccagaGAGAAGAGCTGCAGACCTGAGGGAGTGGCTCCGCCCTGGGCTCCTGAAAACCCACAGCAcactccagccctgcagaaggACCCAGCCCACTCTTGTGGtcacctgctctgagctctggacCTTCACAGAGCACCTTTCCCCGTTTCTTTTTGTTACTGGCAACTGCACATGATGCAAACTGTTGCACATTCAGCCTGGTTTGGGTGCAAGAGGCAGATGGATGATCAGCATGTGTGTTTACTGTCAGCTACAGATTttacacagagagaaaaagctaAGATTGATAACCCTGAATGCTGTCACAATAAAGTTTTGCAGAAAAAGACTAGAATAACTATAGATCAGGTTGCTCACTGTTATTTTAGTACTTACCTTCCAAGAACCAGActacaaaaatatcttttttcctgaaagcatTCCTGTAGGTCCACAAGAGGTCTGTGCTCTGttgcacaggcagcagcagcttcctttGGATCCAAAAGCAAACAGGGAGCAGAAGGTTGGCACATTTGACAAGTATGTTCAACTCTTAGAAAAAAGAATCTCTGAAGTCAAATGTTTTATCATGTTGCTGTGAACAAAGTTCATAAAAATCAaattcttctgtgttttcctgcagtaaACATGAAATGAGCAACTTGACTGGAAAGTTCTGAGATTACTGAATTTAAATGGAAGAGGAGTTTCTTTATGccctctttccctccttttctctgctAATGGGACAATACAGATCCCATACCCTCAGTGCCTCTTGGTGACATCAGTGTGTGGATGGACTGATGCCAGCCagacaaaagacaaaatatctgaaatgctgctgtggtTTCCTGATTTCCATTTTAACACAACAGTCTCAGCTATTTTTAGGCTGGAAAATGCCTGATTGTTTGACACTTGCCCTTTGTAAAACTCCCAGGGTGAAATTTATCCATTTCAGAATTGATCGCTGGGGATGGCTTGGGCTGAATAATGCATAATATTGTCAGAGCTTTCCAATATCAGCCAAAATTGATCTTATCATCTGACCAGGTGATGGTGATCTGCTTGAGATGTGGTTTTGGAAGCAGTCTGTGTGCTTCTTAATCAGTATTTGCATCACCACTGCTGCAAGAAAGCGCCAGCAGAATCAAAACTGGATGTTTGCTGCAATgtcaaagctgaaagaaaacagcaaaccCACATGGACTGCCGGCCTCCACCTTGATATCACAGGATGCTGCTCCAAAACCTTTCACCCTGACTGAAGAAACTGCAGTGCAATGGAAATGCAGTGCA
This window contains:
- the TMPRSS3 gene encoding transmembrane protease serine 3, which encodes MTSQEEVQETNPTTGSLEVISVTEDEPPVPQIQFTFKRFFFIPQARVDPSADGSGDIEPPSMCHALVSLKYFPYICGLFLAVILAVAFGLGVQYNCIGKFRCRSSFKCIQKSARCNGVFNCKEGEDEYRCVRLSGKRAVLQVFALGSWRTVCSDDWRAEYGNSTCKHLGFSSYVSSGYLPVDAVEKQFQRHFVSLGHWLSADQVTSLHNATNLREECTSGNVIILKCLACGTRASYGPRIVGGNASSPRQWPWQVSLQFQGHHLCGGSVITPIWILTAAHCVYDLYLPSSWSVQVGFVTQQDTQAHPHSVEKIIYHRNYKPKTMGNDIALMKLAAPLALNGHIEPICLPNFGEHFPAGKMCWVSGWGATVEGGDTSDTMNYAGVPLISNAICNHRDVYGGIITSSMLCAGFLKGGVDTCQGDSGGPLACEDMSVWKLVGTTSFGVGCAEKNKPGVYSRTTSFLDWIHEQMEREELQT